In Amycolatopsis solani, a single window of DNA contains:
- a CDS encoding methyltransferase → MTEQTASKPAVSTMKELHGDSAFSDMIWLLSGLPIAYMLQTVAELGIADELVAEPLPVEELAERTGSDADALYRVLRGVATKGVFTEVAHRTFGLTPLGDILRSDVPNSLRDAFRMHGQQCMRDTYAETAYSVRTGKPAFEHVNGAPLFPYFAQRPDLKDLFASFTGTAALRMQLAAAETCDLTGVHRLVDVGELHGRLLATLLVRYPHLEAVYADQPFAVPGAEQAFREAGVAGRVEVVAGDYLRSIPPDGDVYLLPQLLHRLSDTDAVTVLAGIARVMSPAGKVLVIDPVLPEGDLPHLAKVLDCTQLLLGPIRDRTEAEFRELFEEAGLRLAGISGRALPSSVLVALPRPR, encoded by the coding sequence ATGACCGAGCAGACGGCGAGCAAACCGGCCGTGAGCACGATGAAGGAGCTGCACGGCGACTCCGCGTTCAGCGACATGATCTGGCTGCTCAGCGGCTTGCCCATCGCCTACATGCTCCAGACGGTCGCGGAGCTGGGCATCGCCGACGAGCTGGTGGCGGAGCCCCTGCCGGTGGAGGAGCTGGCGGAGCGCACCGGCAGCGACGCGGACGCCCTCTACCGGGTGCTCCGGGGCGTCGCGACGAAGGGCGTCTTCACCGAGGTCGCCCACCGCACCTTCGGCCTGACGCCGCTGGGGGACATCCTCCGCTCCGACGTGCCGAACTCGCTGCGTGATGCCTTCCGCATGCACGGGCAGCAGTGCATGCGCGACACCTACGCGGAGACGGCGTACTCGGTGCGCACCGGGAAGCCGGCTTTCGAGCACGTCAACGGCGCACCGCTGTTCCCGTACTTCGCGCAGCGGCCGGACCTCAAAGACCTCTTCGCCAGTTTCACCGGGACGGCGGCCCTGCGCATGCAGCTCGCCGCCGCGGAGACCTGCGACCTGACCGGCGTGCACCGGCTGGTCGACGTCGGCGAGCTGCACGGCAGACTGCTCGCGACGCTGCTGGTCCGCTACCCGCACCTCGAGGCCGTCTACGCCGACCAGCCGTTCGCCGTGCCCGGTGCGGAGCAGGCGTTTCGGGAGGCCGGGGTGGCCGGGCGGGTGGAGGTGGTCGCCGGGGACTACCTCCGGTCGATCCCCCCGGACGGCGATGTCTACCTGCTGCCGCAGCTGCTCCACCGGCTGAGCGACACCGACGCGGTCACCGTGCTCGCCGGCATCGCCCGGGTGATGTCGCCGGCCGGGAAGGTCCTGGTGATCGATCCCGTGCTGCCCGAAGGCGATCTGCCGCACCTGGCGAAGGTCCTGGACTGCACCCAGCTGCTGCTCGGGCCGATCCGGGACCGGACCGAGGCGGAGTTCCGCGAGCTCTTCGAGGAGGCGGGACTGCGGCTGGCGGGCATCAGCGGCCGCGCCCTGCCCTCGAGCGTGCTCGTCGCCCTTCCCCGGCCGCGATGA
- a CDS encoding methyltransferase: protein MSESTVDDKRDEALLNRMMDFHGGLRMGFLLSAVAELGVADRLADGPLPVAELAARTGSDADALYRVLRAMASKGVFTEVSSRTFGLTPLAEILRSDAPNSLRDVFRLQGKPFMRNAYAEIGLSIRTGLPAFDQVNGTDLFSYLAERPEMNELFSRAMGNAAGHSQRAAIQAYDLTGARKLVDVGGAHGHLLAAVLTRYPDLAGVVFDQPHVVPGAERVLRDAGVFDRAELAGGDYLREVPGGGDVYTISHVLHQLGDAEAGTLLANVRRVLPEDGRVVVIDPVIPDGDVPHPGKFMDITMLALSRGRDRTEAEFAEIFEKAGLRLTETIGLAASSSVVVAVAA, encoded by the coding sequence ATGTCCGAGTCCACTGTGGACGACAAGCGCGACGAAGCACTGCTGAACCGGATGATGGACTTCCACGGCGGGCTGCGGATGGGGTTCCTCCTGTCCGCGGTGGCCGAGCTCGGGGTCGCCGACCGGCTGGCGGACGGCCCGCTCCCGGTGGCCGAACTGGCCGCGCGGACCGGAAGTGACGCGGACGCCCTCTACCGGGTGCTGCGTGCGATGGCGAGCAAGGGCGTCTTCACCGAGGTTTCGAGCCGCACGTTCGGGCTCACGCCGCTCGCGGAGATCCTCCGGTCGGACGCGCCGAACTCGCTGCGCGACGTCTTCCGGTTGCAGGGCAAGCCGTTCATGCGCAACGCGTACGCGGAGATCGGCCTCTCGATCCGCACCGGCCTGCCCGCCTTCGACCAGGTGAACGGCACGGACCTGTTCAGCTACCTCGCCGAGCGGCCGGAGATGAACGAACTGTTCAGCCGGGCGATGGGCAACGCCGCCGGCCACTCGCAGCGGGCGGCCATCCAGGCGTACGACCTGACCGGCGCCCGCAAGCTGGTCGACGTGGGTGGCGCGCACGGGCACCTGCTGGCCGCCGTCCTGACCCGGTACCCGGACCTGGCGGGCGTGGTGTTCGACCAGCCGCACGTGGTGCCCGGCGCGGAGCGCGTGCTCCGCGACGCGGGGGTCTTCGACCGCGCCGAGCTGGCCGGGGGCGACTACCTGCGCGAGGTGCCCGGCGGCGGGGACGTCTACACGATTTCCCACGTGCTGCACCAGCTCGGCGACGCGGAGGCGGGCACGCTGCTCGCGAACGTCCGCCGGGTGCTGCCCGAGGACGGCCGGGTCGTGGTGATCGACCCGGTCATCCCGGACGGCGACGTGCCGCACCCGGGGAAGTTCATGGACATCACGATGCTCGCGCTGAGCCGCGGCCGGGACCGCACCGAGGCGGAGTTCGCGGAGATCTTCGAGAAGGCGGGGCTGCGGCTGACCGAGACGATCGGCCTCGCCGCGTCGTCGAGCGTCGTCGTGGCCGTCGCCGCCTGA
- a CDS encoding acyl carrier protein, which translates to MSDRMTFDDLRSILVEAAGSAGEAPLGPEAVDADLYELGYDSLALMETSAYIRARFRVDIPEAELAELRTLRQILNCVNALVLAGEGSPR; encoded by the coding sequence ATGAGTGACCGCATGACGTTCGACGACTTGCGCTCGATCCTCGTCGAGGCCGCGGGTTCGGCGGGCGAGGCGCCGCTGGGGCCGGAGGCCGTGGACGCCGACCTGTACGAACTCGGCTACGACTCGCTGGCGCTGATGGAGACGTCCGCGTACATCAGGGCCCGGTTCCGGGTGGACATCCCCGAAGCGGAGCTGGCCGAGCTGCGCACCCTGCGCCAGATCCTGAACTGCGTGAACGCGCTGGTCCTCGCCGGGGAGGGGAGTCCGAGATGA
- a CDS encoding aromatase/cyclase yields the protein MTSPELHTRHETIVEADAPAVYDLITDVVSWPVIFGPTVHTRVLERSPQGDRFEIRALMPDGVVRAWRSHREFDAARRVTFAQDHDDPAFGRMAGGWTFVPLPGERTKVVLEHDFTPPSDHDRDAVLARLDHNSTAELAALRAVAVLPGGVGRWLLTFTESLALAGPVSAAREFVWAADRWPERLPHVDGLDLTGLGADTQSLIMRTRAADGSVHTTRSLRVLLPGGSIAYKQNQPPRGLLGHCGRWDFPADGTSIRSTHTFLVDPAAAGAPEAALNRFRAALAANSRTTMEHAARFAASIGAVR from the coding sequence ATGACGTCGCCGGAGCTCCACACGCGGCACGAGACGATCGTCGAAGCGGACGCCCCGGCGGTCTACGACTTGATCACCGACGTGGTGTCGTGGCCGGTGATCTTCGGCCCCACGGTGCACACCCGGGTGCTGGAGCGATCGCCACAAGGCGACCGGTTCGAGATCCGGGCGCTGATGCCGGACGGGGTGGTGCGGGCCTGGCGCTCGCACCGCGAGTTCGACGCGGCCCGCCGGGTCACGTTCGCGCAGGACCACGACGACCCGGCGTTCGGGCGGATGGCCGGCGGGTGGACCTTCGTCCCGCTGCCCGGCGAGCGGACGAAGGTGGTGCTGGAGCACGACTTCACGCCGCCGTCGGACCACGACCGCGACGCGGTCCTCGCGCGGCTGGACCACAATTCGACGGCGGAACTGGCGGCTCTGCGCGCGGTCGCCGTCCTGCCCGGCGGGGTGGGCCGGTGGCTGCTGACCTTCACCGAGTCGCTCGCGCTGGCGGGGCCGGTGTCCGCCGCGCGCGAGTTCGTCTGGGCCGCGGATCGCTGGCCGGAGCGGCTTCCCCACGTCGACGGCCTCGACCTGACCGGACTCGGGGCGGACACCCAGTCGCTGATCATGCGGACGCGTGCGGCCGACGGGTCGGTCCACACCACGCGCTCGCTCCGGGTGCTGCTGCCCGGTGGATCCATCGCCTACAAGCAGAACCAGCCGCCGCGGGGACTGCTCGGCCACTGCGGCCGCTGGGACTTCCCGGCTGACGGGACGTCGATCCGCTCCACGCACACGTTCCTGGTGGACCCGGCCGCGGCCGGCGCACCGGAGGCGGCGCTGAACCGGTTCCGCGCCGCGCTGGCGGCGAACAGCCGGACCACGATGGAGCACGCCGCCCGCTTCGCCGCGTCGATCGGCGCGGTGCGATGA
- a CDS encoding MBL fold metallo-hydrolase — MSTPLRAPLGTLREVADGVHAFLQPPGGWCLSNAGVITGPDGLLVVDTAATRRRAEALRAAAEGLGRGPVRAVVNTHSHGDHVFGNCAFDAPVIAHELAGPEMAAAGLGLRELWPDVEWGELALRLPTVTFSRSMTLSLGGRVVELHHVGPAHTTHDVVVWVPDARVLFAGDVVLPGCTPFCLTGSVRGSLPALDRLRGFGAETVVGGHGRICGPEVFDRTESYLRRILALAEEGLAEGRTPLQLARRHGPGEFGGLLDPERLVGNLHRACHELAHPEAPLGAALDVLAVFGEMAEYNGGLVPECLA, encoded by the coding sequence ATGAGCACGCCGCTGCGGGCGCCGCTGGGCACGCTGCGGGAGGTGGCGGACGGCGTCCACGCTTTCCTGCAGCCACCGGGCGGCTGGTGCCTGAGCAACGCCGGGGTGATCACCGGGCCCGACGGGCTTCTCGTCGTGGACACCGCCGCGACGAGACGGCGTGCCGAGGCGCTGCGCGCGGCGGCCGAAGGGCTCGGCCGTGGCCCGGTGCGGGCCGTGGTCAACACCCACAGCCACGGTGACCACGTCTTCGGGAACTGCGCCTTCGACGCCCCGGTCATCGCCCACGAGCTGGCCGGGCCGGAGATGGCCGCCGCCGGTCTGGGGCTGCGCGAGCTCTGGCCGGACGTCGAGTGGGGCGAGCTGGCCCTGCGGCTGCCGACGGTGACCTTTTCGCGGAGCATGACGCTGTCGCTCGGGGGACGGGTCGTCGAACTCCACCACGTCGGTCCCGCGCACACCACCCACGACGTCGTCGTGTGGGTGCCGGACGCGCGCGTGCTCTTCGCCGGCGACGTGGTGCTCCCGGGCTGCACGCCGTTCTGCTTGACGGGTTCGGTCCGCGGGTCGCTGCCGGCGCTCGACCGGCTCCGCGGCTTCGGCGCGGAGACCGTCGTCGGCGGGCACGGCCGGATCTGCGGCCCCGAGGTGTTCGACCGGACGGAGAGTTACCTGCGCCGGATCCTCGCGCTGGCCGAGGAAGGACTCGCCGAGGGACGCACGCCGCTGCAGCTCGCGCGGCGGCACGGGCCGGGCGAGTTCGGCGGGCTGCTCGACCCGGAGCGGCTCGTCGGCAACCTCCACCGGGCCTGCCACGAGCTCGCGCACCCGGAAGCGCCGCTCGGCGCGGCCTTGGACGTCTTGGCGGTGTTCGGCGAGATGGCCGAATACAACGGCGGGCTCGTGCCGGAGTGCCTGGCATGA
- a CDS encoding nuclear transport factor 2 family protein has translation MTDALPLATHYELRRFYADQLEARDRGGTEEWLAVFDDDATMTTKVLGRDSPVRKAEFAAEVRALDASFHEREVQRRHCVHGFAFSARDGVVEARFYALFLVVDAASGARLQSAAMIHDRLRRHGGTWRVLSRVIERDDLGRLRPGPPSPG, from the coding sequence ATGACGGACGCGCTGCCCCTCGCGACCCACTACGAGCTCAGGCGGTTCTACGCGGACCAGCTCGAGGCCCGCGACCGCGGGGGGACCGAAGAATGGCTGGCCGTCTTCGACGACGACGCGACGATGACGACCAAGGTGCTCGGCCGCGATTCGCCGGTGCGGAAAGCGGAGTTCGCCGCCGAGGTGCGCGCGCTGGACGCGTCCTTCCACGAACGGGAAGTCCAGCGACGGCACTGCGTGCACGGGTTCGCGTTCAGCGCCCGTGACGGCGTGGTCGAAGCCCGCTTCTACGCGCTCTTCCTGGTCGTCGACGCCGCGAGCGGTGCGCGGCTGCAGTCGGCGGCGATGATCCACGACCGGCTGCGGCGCCACGGCGGCACCTGGCGGGTGCTGTCCCGCGTGATCGAACGCGACGACCTCGGCCGGTTGCGCCCCGGCCCGCCGTCGCCCGGATGA
- a CDS encoding nuclear transport factor 2 family protein, whose product MQQQTVPAAVSAEICARIDQFYAAQMQMLDEGNVGGWVATFAVDGVFESNGLPEPSRGRAALTALAAAAVARLDAQGAIRRHFVFNVIVEPQDGDVLRTTCYVPVFDTVGGVTTLTTSTVMRDELTVSGAELLVRHRTVTRDDLLVRS is encoded by the coding sequence ATGCAGCAGCAAACCGTCCCGGCCGCCGTCTCGGCCGAGATCTGCGCCCGGATCGACCAGTTCTACGCCGCGCAGATGCAGATGCTCGACGAAGGGAACGTCGGCGGCTGGGTGGCGACCTTCGCCGTCGACGGGGTGTTCGAGTCCAACGGCCTGCCGGAGCCGAGCCGGGGCCGGGCGGCGCTGACGGCGCTGGCCGCCGCGGCGGTGGCCCGGCTCGACGCCCAGGGCGCGATCCGGCGGCACTTCGTCTTCAACGTCATCGTCGAACCGCAGGACGGCGACGTCCTGCGCACGACGTGCTACGTCCCGGTCTTCGACACCGTCGGCGGCGTGACGACCCTGACCACGAGCACCGTCATGCGCGACGAGCTCACCGTGTCCGGTGCGGAGCTGCTCGTCCGGCACCGCACCGTCACGCGCGACGACCTCCTGGTGCGGTCGTGA
- a CDS encoding FAD-binding oxidoreductase, whose translation MTTARIRRLALRRGDDGFEAARTGVQRAYLHRPSVAVRATGVADVRAAVRHAAEHGHAVAVQATGHGLTVPLEDGVLIDTSRMTGVRVDPVARTARVAAGTRWAEVIEAAATHGLAPLSGSSPDIGVVGYTLGGGLGLFGREFGFAADHVRRLEVVTADGELVTAEPGSDLFWALRGGGGNFGVVTSLEFGLFPVGRFYGGGLYFDTDRVPAVLSAYREWTATVPDRMSSSIGIVPLPDVPAVPAPLRGRHVAHVRIAYPGPVAEGAELVAPLRAVGPRLVDTVGEMPYTASGTIHNEPKQPRNFYCANVLLKDFDASIPDAVLDLVGPGRGVFAVVQVNHLGGALARTPREPNAVGHRDAACLLRVVTLPQGPDREAAYETARAVTRVAAPWTVGRSAGFVQGERQTSELARECWEPETFARLSALKAVHDPGNVFRCTVNIPPAGRATGSLWWRFRPGAPIA comes from the coding sequence GTGACCACCGCGCGGATCCGGCGGCTCGCGCTGCGCCGGGGGGACGACGGTTTCGAGGCAGCCCGCACCGGCGTGCAACGCGCCTACCTGCACCGGCCTTCGGTGGCGGTGCGCGCGACCGGCGTGGCCGACGTGCGGGCCGCGGTCCGCCACGCCGCCGAGCACGGCCACGCGGTCGCGGTGCAGGCGACCGGGCACGGGCTCACCGTGCCGCTCGAGGACGGGGTGCTGATCGACACCTCGCGGATGACCGGCGTCCGGGTCGACCCGGTGGCCCGGACCGCCCGCGTGGCGGCGGGCACCCGCTGGGCGGAGGTGATCGAAGCCGCGGCCACGCACGGCTTGGCCCCGTTGTCCGGTTCCTCGCCCGACATCGGGGTGGTCGGCTACACCCTCGGCGGCGGGCTCGGGCTGTTCGGCCGCGAGTTCGGCTTCGCGGCCGACCACGTCCGCCGGCTGGAGGTCGTCACCGCGGACGGCGAGCTCGTGACCGCGGAACCCGGCTCCGACCTGTTCTGGGCGCTGCGGGGTGGCGGCGGGAACTTCGGCGTGGTGACCTCGCTGGAGTTCGGGCTGTTCCCGGTCGGCCGGTTCTACGGCGGCGGCCTGTACTTCGACACCGACCGGGTGCCGGCGGTGCTTTCGGCGTACCGGGAGTGGACGGCGACGGTGCCGGACCGGATGTCGTCCAGCATCGGGATCGTCCCGCTGCCGGACGTGCCCGCCGTGCCGGCGCCCCTGCGCGGACGCCACGTGGCGCACGTCCGCATCGCCTACCCGGGCCCGGTCGCCGAGGGAGCGGAACTGGTGGCACCGCTGCGAGCCGTGGGGCCGCGGCTGGTGGACACGGTCGGGGAGATGCCCTACACGGCCTCGGGGACGATCCACAACGAGCCGAAGCAGCCCCGGAACTTCTACTGCGCCAACGTGCTGCTGAAGGACTTCGACGCGTCGATCCCGGACGCCGTACTGGACCTGGTCGGGCCCGGCCGCGGGGTCTTCGCCGTCGTGCAGGTCAACCACCTGGGCGGCGCGCTGGCCCGCACCCCGCGCGAGCCGAACGCGGTGGGGCACCGGGACGCCGCCTGCCTCCTGCGGGTGGTCACCCTTCCCCAGGGCCCGGACCGGGAAGCAGCTTACGAAACGGCGCGCGCGGTGACCCGGGTCGCGGCACCGTGGACGGTCGGCCGGTCGGCCGGCTTCGTCCAGGGCGAACGGCAGACCTCGGAACTGGCGCGGGAGTGCTGGGAGCCGGAGACCTTCGCCCGGTTGTCGGCGCTGAAGGCCGTCCACGATCCGGGCAACGTCTTCCGGTGCACCGTGAACATCCCGCCCGCGGGACGGGCGACGGGCTCGCTCTGGTGGCGTTTCCGGCCCGGCGCCCCGATCGCGTAG
- a CDS encoding response regulator transcription factor has protein sequence MTIRVLLADDQALLRTTFRMLIEATPGMEVVGEAADGEEAIALTRAHQPTVVLMDIRMPGTNGLTATTAICSDARLSATRVLILTTFETDEYVARALRAGASGFLGKDVSADALLDAIRTVAAGDALLSPTATRSLITQFLTAARPEAPAEPIERLAVLTARERQIMVLAAEGKSNAEIADELVVSPLTVRTHVQRAMTKLRARDRTQLVVIAYATGLVRPRPPA, from the coding sequence GTGACCATCCGGGTGCTCCTCGCCGACGACCAGGCGCTGCTGCGCACGACCTTCCGCATGCTCATCGAAGCCACGCCCGGGATGGAAGTGGTCGGCGAAGCCGCCGACGGCGAGGAGGCGATCGCGCTCACCCGGGCCCACCAGCCGACGGTCGTCCTGATGGACATCCGCATGCCCGGCACGAACGGGCTCACCGCGACCACCGCGATCTGCAGCGACGCGCGCCTTTCGGCGACGCGCGTGCTCATCCTCACGACCTTCGAGACCGACGAATACGTCGCCCGTGCCCTGCGGGCCGGCGCGAGCGGGTTCCTCGGCAAGGACGTCTCGGCGGACGCCCTCCTCGACGCCATCCGCACGGTGGCGGCCGGCGACGCCCTCCTGTCCCCCACGGCGACGCGGTCGCTGATCACCCAGTTCCTCACGGCCGCCCGGCCGGAAGCCCCGGCGGAGCCGATCGAGCGGCTGGCCGTCCTGACCGCGCGCGAGCGGCAGATCATGGTCCTGGCCGCGGAAGGCAAGTCGAACGCCGAGATCGCGGACGAGCTCGTCGTCAGCCCGCTGACGGTCCGCACGCACGTCCAGCGCGCGATGACCAAGCTGCGGGCCAGGGACCGCACCCAGCTGGTGGTCATCGCCTACGCGACCGGCCTGGTCAGGCCGCGGCCCCCGGCCTGA
- a CDS encoding sensor histidine kinase, whose product MDRTPRPAHVTTFSWRHYGKDHPRVVDVALSAVLFLAVSGPAVLNADLSDTDNLTWESAVPPAATALLALLWRRSYPRTVVVVTALCAAVAGGFGYLITPLLLAPVMIALYELAGQVPPRTAWGFYLGTTALVVVSEVLGGQGGYPWFLAVLNPILFLLLPIVLAGFTRLRQDYVAAVTARAEYAEKNREEEARHRVAEERVRIARELHDVVAHHLALANAQAGTAAYLARNRSDQVEPILAELAVTTSSALRELKATVGLLRHPDDHGSPLEPAPGLGQLPELTAAFASAGLDVEVVTDGVRQELSPGADLTAYRIVQEALTNVVRHATTKTAAVRLAYGRDRLTVTVENDAGPPDPAPASRGPGFGILGMRERAESAGGRLHAGPRPEGGFTVRTELPIRP is encoded by the coding sequence ATGGACCGGACACCGCGGCCGGCGCACGTGACGACGTTCAGCTGGCGCCACTACGGCAAGGACCACCCGCGCGTCGTCGACGTGGCGCTGAGCGCCGTGCTGTTCCTCGCCGTGTCCGGTCCAGCGGTGCTCAACGCCGACCTCTCCGACACCGACAACCTGACGTGGGAGTCCGCGGTTCCGCCGGCCGCGACCGCCCTGCTGGCCTTGCTGTGGCGGCGCAGCTACCCGCGCACGGTCGTGGTGGTCACCGCGCTCTGCGCCGCGGTCGCCGGCGGTTTCGGCTACCTGATCACGCCGCTGCTGCTGGCGCCGGTGATGATCGCGCTGTACGAACTGGCCGGGCAGGTCCCGCCGCGGACCGCCTGGGGGTTCTACCTCGGGACGACGGCGCTCGTCGTGGTGTCGGAGGTGCTCGGCGGGCAGGGCGGCTACCCGTGGTTCCTCGCCGTCCTCAACCCGATCCTCTTCCTGCTGCTCCCGATCGTGCTGGCCGGGTTCACCCGGCTCCGGCAGGACTACGTCGCCGCCGTGACGGCCCGCGCCGAGTACGCCGAGAAGAACCGCGAGGAGGAGGCCCGCCACCGCGTCGCCGAGGAACGCGTGCGCATCGCCCGCGAGCTCCACGACGTCGTCGCCCACCACCTCGCGCTGGCCAACGCCCAGGCCGGCACCGCCGCCTACCTCGCCAGGAACCGGTCGGACCAGGTCGAGCCGATCCTGGCGGAACTGGCCGTGACGACGTCCTCGGCGTTGCGCGAGCTGAAGGCCACCGTCGGCCTCCTGCGCCACCCGGACGACCACGGCTCCCCGCTGGAACCGGCCCCCGGTCTCGGGCAGCTCCCCGAGCTCACGGCGGCGTTCGCCTCGGCCGGGCTCGACGTCGAGGTCGTCACCGACGGCGTGCGGCAGGAGCTTTCGCCGGGCGCGGACCTGACGGCGTACCGCATCGTGCAGGAGGCGCTCACCAACGTCGTCCGGCACGCGACCACGAAGACGGCGGCGGTGCGGCTGGCCTACGGGCGCGACCGGCTGACCGTCACCGTCGAAAACGACGCCGGGCCGCCGGACCCCGCGCCGGCGAGCCGGGGCCCGGGCTTCGGCATCCTCGGCATGCGCGAGCGCGCCGAGTCCGCGGGCGGGCGGCTGCACGCCGGACCGCGTCCCGAGGGCGGGTTCACCGTCCGCACCGAACTGCCGATCCGGCCGTGA
- a CDS encoding MMPL family transporter has translation MATYLYRLGRLAFRRRRLFLLLWLALLGAAGFASSTAPPLPGESGSMPGIESQAALDLMQQRFPGNAGSIDNATARVVFVAPAGRQVTDPGNRAAIEALVGRVSRGPQVAAALSPFQAQTVSPDRSTAFASVAYKVKPDDIDDTTRNQLRTAVDAARASGLTVEVGGPVLAEKPSIGGVSELVGVALAALVLLVTFGSLVAAGLPLLTALLGVGISTLAVFATGAALGLSQTSGTLASMLGLAVGIDYALLVVSRYREERAKGHPAQEAAGLAVGTAGSAVVFAGLTVIIALAGLALIGIPAAARMGLTAAAAIAVAVLIALTLVPALLGFWPNVVLARRARKDGPTPPPEGTADNAGTRWARFVLRRPVLVLAGSIALLVVLALPVTQLQLGMPGDEAKSTATTERRAYDALARAFGPGVNGPLAIVVDARGAADRQGAAKTIAAAVGRTPGVAAVSPPQFNPAGDTALFTAVPATAPTSEATEDLVHRIRGERAATEAGTGASFLVSGLTAVNIDVASKVPGGLVRYLAVVLGLAFLLLLMIFRSLIVPLKAVFGFLLSVLAALGAVIAVFQWGWAADLVGLQQTGPIISLMPIVLVGMIFGLAMDYEVFLVSRMREAYTGGESAARSVVTGFRHSARVVVAAALIMIAVFSGFVGADLAMIKMIGFSLAAAVLFDAFVVRMALVPALLALLGERAWALPRWLDRLLPHVDLEGAALRRRYTAETPAVRPVPAEAERDPAGAGKPDA, from the coding sequence GTGGCTACCTATCTGTACCGGCTGGGCAGGCTGGCCTTCCGCCGTCGCCGGCTCTTCCTGCTGCTGTGGCTGGCCCTGCTCGGCGCCGCCGGGTTCGCCTCGAGCACCGCGCCGCCGCTGCCGGGGGAAAGCGGGTCCATGCCCGGCATCGAGTCGCAGGCGGCGCTGGACCTGATGCAGCAACGGTTCCCGGGCAACGCCGGCAGCATCGACAACGCGACCGCGCGCGTCGTGTTCGTCGCCCCCGCCGGGCGGCAGGTCACCGACCCGGGGAACCGGGCGGCCATCGAGGCGCTCGTCGGCCGGGTCTCGCGCGGACCGCAGGTGGCCGCCGCGCTCAGCCCGTTCCAGGCTCAGACGGTGAGTCCCGACCGGTCCACCGCCTTCGCCAGCGTCGCGTACAAGGTGAAACCGGACGACATCGACGACACCACCAGGAACCAGCTGCGCACCGCCGTCGACGCCGCCCGCGCGTCCGGGCTGACGGTCGAGGTCGGCGGGCCGGTGCTGGCGGAGAAGCCGTCGATCGGCGGCGTGAGCGAGCTGGTGGGCGTGGCGCTGGCCGCACTGGTCCTGCTGGTCACGTTCGGCTCGCTCGTGGCCGCCGGCCTGCCGCTGCTGACCGCCCTGCTCGGCGTCGGCATCAGCACGCTCGCCGTCTTCGCCACCGGCGCCGCGCTGGGGCTCTCCCAGACGAGCGGCACCCTGGCCTCGATGCTGGGCCTCGCGGTCGGCATCGACTACGCGCTGCTCGTGGTCTCGCGCTACCGCGAGGAGCGGGCGAAGGGCCATCCGGCGCAGGAGGCGGCCGGCCTCGCCGTCGGCACCGCGGGGTCGGCCGTCGTCTTCGCCGGGCTCACCGTGATCATCGCGCTGGCCGGGCTCGCGCTGATCGGCATCCCGGCGGCGGCCAGGATGGGCCTGACCGCCGCCGCGGCCATCGCCGTCGCGGTCCTCATCGCGCTCACCCTGGTGCCCGCCCTGCTGGGCTTCTGGCCGAACGTCGTGCTGGCCCGCCGGGCTCGCAAGGACGGCCCGACCCCGCCGCCCGAAGGCACCGCGGACAACGCCGGGACGCGGTGGGCGCGGTTCGTCCTGCGCCGCCCGGTGCTCGTGCTGGCCGGCTCGATCGCCCTGCTGGTGGTCCTCGCCCTGCCGGTGACGCAGCTGCAGCTCGGCATGCCCGGCGACGAAGCCAAGTCCACCGCGACCACCGAGCGGCGGGCCTACGACGCGCTCGCCCGCGCCTTCGGCCCCGGCGTCAACGGCCCGCTGGCGATCGTGGTCGACGCGCGCGGCGCCGCGGACCGGCAGGGCGCGGCCAAGACCATCGCCGCCGCCGTCGGCCGCACGCCCGGCGTGGCCGCGGTCTCGCCACCCCAGTTCAACCCGGCGGGCGACACGGCTCTGTTCACCGCGGTCCCGGCCACCGCGCCGACCAGCGAAGCGACGGAGGACCTCGTCCACCGCATCCGCGGCGAGCGGGCCGCCACCGAAGCGGGCACGGGCGCGAGCTTCCTGGTCAGCGGCCTGACGGCGGTCAACATCGACGTCGCCTCGAAGGTGCCCGGCGGACTGGTGCGGTACCTCGCGGTGGTGCTCGGCCTGGCCTTCCTGCTCCTGCTGATGATCTTCCGGTCGCTGATCGTGCCGCTCAAGGCCGTCTTCGGCTTCCTGCTGTCCGTGCTCGCCGCCCTCGGCGCGGTCATCGCGGTCTTCCAGTGGGGCTGGGCCGCCGACCTGGTCGGCCTGCAGCAGACCGGGCCGATCATCAGCCTGATGCCGATCGTGCTGGTGGGCATGATCTTCGGGCTCGCCATGGACTACGAGGTCTTCCTCGTCTCGCGGATGCGGGAGGCGTACACGGGCGGCGAATCCGCCGCGCGGTCGGTGGTCACCGGCTTCCGGCACAGTGCCCGGGTCGTGGTCGCCGCCGCGCTCATCATGATCGCCGTGTTCTCGGGGTTCGTGGGCGCCGACCTCGCCATGATCAAGATGATCGGCTTCAGCCTCGCCGCCGCCGTGCTGTTCGACGCGTTCGTCGTGCGGATGGCGCTCGTGCCCGCGTTGCTCGCCCTGCTCGGCGAACGGGCCTGGGCCCTCCCCCGGTGGCTGGACCGGCTCCTGCCCCACGTCGATCTCGAAGGCGCGGCGCTGCGCCGCCGATATACTGCGGAGACGCCGGCCGTCCGGCCGGTGCCGGCGGAGGCCGAGCGGGACCCGGCGGGCGCCGGAAAGCCGGACGCCTGA